One genomic region from Selenomonadales bacterium encodes:
- a CDS encoding GNAT family N-acetyltransferase encodes MLHQVPERGEYFLWRFMIDKGHQKKGYGKEALGLILDHVRTLPQAKELKLSCVPGENGPEEFYIRLGFEFTGEIDEGEKIYRIAL; translated from the coding sequence ATGTTGCACCAAGTACCCGAGCGAGGGGAGTACTTCTTGTGGCGCTTTATGATAGACAAAGGGCACCAAAAGAAGGGCTACGGCAAGGAAGCGCTCGGCCTAATCCTTGACCACGTGCGCACGCTGCCGCAGGCGAAGGAGCTAAAGCTAAGCTGTGTGCCGGGTGAAAACGGCCCGGAGGAGTTTTACATTCGGCTAGGCTTTGAGTTTACCGGCGAAATTGACGAGGGAGAGAAAATATACCGCATCGCCTTGTGA